One window of Tepidanaerobacter acetatoxydans Re1 genomic DNA carries:
- a CDS encoding GumC family protein produces the protein MEEEISLRELIEIILNGKWIIAAITIIAVLISGIFSFFVIAPTYEAQSTLMVSPMVQRTAAPGEDSAYDALLSYLSQYPQMSLETYRVQVTNPHILNQVIEELDLDPEKYSTTSLRDMISVEAIQDTNLIKIAVKDKNPEMSAKIANTLAPKYVDFISKTLQEQMGKSATFLQTQMKEEQKNLDAVTEELKNFLSKPQSVDELQKDIDAKLELITEFKTKLVELDVEEKATRASLESAKAKLAAEPKFFDVEKSIIDDAIMTGLAANKTGSMSDAIGLTMKSQEINENYTLLSERASELEVILAGLSSQRAALTSNIQKTQTELESLQATLAKKRTEYNRLQQQYTIAQDTYNTFLQKYQEARITTSSNIGDANIMVVSPAIVPEKPVAPKKALNVAIAMVLGLMVGIFTVFFMDYWKNSADAKTVKTIS, from the coding sequence ATGGAAGAAGAAATAAGCTTACGCGAACTTATCGAAATAATACTTAACGGAAAGTGGATTATAGCAGCCATCACAATCATAGCCGTACTAATAAGCGGCATATTCAGCTTTTTTGTAATAGCACCTACATATGAAGCACAAAGTACACTTATGGTTTCGCCAATGGTGCAAAGAACGGCAGCACCCGGCGAGGACAGCGCATACGATGCATTGCTTTCTTATCTGTCCCAGTATCCACAAATGTCTTTAGAAACTTATCGGGTTCAAGTGACAAATCCCCACATATTAAATCAGGTGATAGAGGAACTTGACCTTGACCCGGAAAAATACAGTACAACCTCTCTTCGAGATATGATAAGCGTTGAAGCCATCCAAGATACCAACCTTATAAAAATCGCGGTAAAAGACAAAAACCCCGAAATGTCAGCAAAAATAGCGAATACCTTAGCACCAAAATATGTAGATTTTATTTCAAAAACACTGCAGGAACAGATGGGTAAATCCGCAACTTTTTTACAGACTCAGATGAAAGAAGAACAGAAAAACCTGGATGCAGTCACTGAAGAACTAAAAAACTTCCTATCCAAACCTCAAAGTGTGGATGAACTGCAAAAAGATATTGATGCAAAACTCGAGCTGATTACCGAGTTTAAGACAAAACTCGTAGAACTTGATGTAGAAGAAAAGGCTACAAGGGCGTCTTTGGAAAGTGCCAAGGCAAAACTTGCCGCGGAACCGAAATTTTTCGACGTAGAAAAATCCATCATCGATGATGCTATAATGACAGGGCTTGCAGCAAATAAAACCGGAAGCATGTCCGATGCGATTGGACTTACCATGAAGAGCCAGGAAATCAATGAAAACTATACCTTACTCAGCGAAAGGGCATCAGAACTTGAAGTCATACTTGCAGGACTTAGTTCCCAAAGGGCCGCATTGACCTCAAACATACAAAAAACCCAGACGGAACTGGAAAGCCTTCAAGCAACTCTGGCCAAAAAACGAACTGAATATAATCGACTGCAGCAGCAGTATACCATAGCACAGGATACATATAATACCTTCCTGCAAAAATACCAGGAAGCACGTATCACTACATCTAGCAATATCGGCGATGCGAATATTATGGTAGTTTCTCCTGCTATAGTACCCGAAAAACCCGTAGCACCTAAAAAAGCTCTTAATGTAGCCATTGCTATGGTGCTAGGGCTGATGGTAGGAATATTTACTGTGTTCTTCATGGACTACTGGAAAAACTCAGCAGACGCCAAAACCGTAAAAACCATATCGTAA